A genomic segment from Labrus bergylta chromosome 3, fLabBer1.1, whole genome shotgun sequence encodes:
- the baz2ba gene encoding bromodomain adjacent to zinc finger domain protein 2B isoform X9, with amino-acid sequence MESGERLASPAPTLSAARTSSPAASSSSSSSSSSSSSPAPHSKSSLAPSPSALGSTLSTSGRLFGAAGEQPFIGSTLSSAFPLVNHPAFGAIYTTGTGRPEFGGLGSLGMSAALAAHPQLGALSEWWRAAEAHGRGAAAFLPSFIGFPPFFTPHIQPNHSASPVQIRMPGKNSHAPQKGVNGAVNGSGVCPSTTQSGSFSTSPAPVQASTKPTKNSDPSNSHRSSPQNNPAELVEKPVQKTKEKVNTEKPRKKPADTLGGSNSESGTSSDSTSDGSLSSDLEDLAEDDDDDDDDDDDDEDEDKSSDSEKRTRKKPKGLISSTGSAKMDRLLSGELQDKKVPSNPPTLVPSASPPALSQTSPLALHSSRTRTDAPQHHFSVIQSTGLAANSKPLALLTQPRRESSPSSSPIALTTSPKGSSNSSPKPPKLLPSSSPQDLPLSLCSSPKPLSVPSPPRSTLPPSSSPKSFGLTSSVTSSRKSSLKQSQRAGSGSAKSNKKKLLEASLAQISEFRLKQTLMSQGQTFPAELKKQQQGPNKSPKRTSLSSSPLHPTPPPQNNHSNLFLSSALLGLPEPHHPNGVIQSTTQDAPLALITKPRKDLASKGKSPQCDSDAGSMPVNLSTGANRTQTAAHTGALSQPSTTSPHATGHGSRKNKTPKVKGQTPGLGQGLGQADPLAAWKGFSQNHLVQSLVDLFRGGESGIGIPGVSIPGVGIPGMGIPGTCNPTAGLPANKESDDSADDDEDEDDDLEEEEEEDEEDSDDSLSESDSNSDSDISGKKVKELKLLPCGSSKKEMTPRRLTKGHELLNTSTNHTATSCSPLNLQVIKSPTIVTSSSALAYHSSPGSSSYSLASPLGLGKRKRVMDEKELMTPLELGWRRETRIKSVAGRPQGEVAYYAPCGKKLRQYPDVMKYLSRNGISGITRDNFSFSAKIRVGDFYEAREGPQGLQWSLLKEEDVIPHILAMEGRRGRPPNSDRQSAGEGGKGNRRRKGRPPNVGDPLVPEGPSPSEVKLLRKLEAQEIARQAAQMKLMRKLEKQALARAAKEARKQQAIMAAEERRKQKEHIKILKQQEKIKRIQQIRMEKELRAQQILEAKRKKKQEAANIKILEAEKRIKKELRRQQAEILKHQERERRRQHVMLMKAVEARKKAEERERLRQEKRDEKRLNKERKLEQRRLELEIARELKKPNEDMCLSDHKPLPEFSRIPGLILPGRAVSDCLMLMQFMRGFGKVLGLDLNADVPTLGMLQEGLLNVGDSMGQVQDLLVKLLSLAVCDPGLPPGQKTKTMLGDHLTNVGINRDNVSEVLQMYMGAHCANTELAPLALSLKTKAFQAHKPSQKASILGFLANELACSRTVISEIDKSLDQMANMRKDKIIMEGKLKKLRTIHAKRTGRREASMGVEENQSVSTPSSATKRKRKAGGDSDDDEDEDDDSDDQAEEEDEEEEEEIKKVKKVETYDEDEVDQATSLEELEKQIEKLAKQHHQTRKKLFEISHSLRSMMYGQDRYRRRYWVLPHCGGVFIEAMESGEAPEELEEERHRRRRAAEEVKVKEEPQEIELQKDKSSNLDGQSTRTQSLEQQEEEKEHDGKKNSPTLFYQQPGSVSKLCTFQDANKDIGKETVKAEDKESPHVTLNGSPVGTPVATTTTTPSSPTHNTSQPAVATTPSLATTNDSTNVPHPTSTSLSVQCLSAPPESPGNTPPTSSPAPSPHISFQANDQLLRVLTERSGHWFSLLPRNPCDLASLSTTPPGAARVSPQASSTPANPKSPPPSPALPLTPSAASASASPHHPVGLLNYPLSALQVKSGGSLLGVSFGSWSSGMLSPSLPLCSSPMPGHSLEGNTAASGSSKSESPLPLIDKTPSMPSPALEMPKSLDHLTPRPVPDEMLTGWWRVSDVGELRALVIALHSRGIREKGLQRQIQKYMEIIPQVCTKHRDAAMIELCELEESQVSVESVRGWCVEEQAMEMDIAVLQQVEELERKVTAASLQVKQGWTFPDPQSEREDLVYFEHKPPTKSTPASANTGDKDSKEHPEERGEKGGVMRHPDNPLDIAVTRLTDLERNIERRYLRSPLGTTIQIRLDNVGTVTVPAPAPSTSADREGGEEEVAHGMKVWRKALSEVRSAAQLAMCIQQLQKSIAWERSIMKVYCQMCRKGDNEDLLLLCDGCDKGCHTYCHKPKITCIPEGDWYCPACISKASGPSPKNKKPQSKQVASSGGGGGGGGGGGGKKGGEAKKNGKQAGNGEVSEDDPASVSSTPKKGAKDTSRKRKTEESSPAQPPANQESPVCVKRAKTARDNNRDLGLCRVLLAELERHQDAWPFLTPVNLKSVPGYKKVIKKPMDFSTIREKLVSSQYQNLETFIIDVNLVFDNCEKFNEDNSDIGRAGHNMRKFFEKRWTELLKQTN; translated from the exons ATGGAGTCTGGAGAGCGGCTGGCCTCCCCTGCGCCCACCCTGTCTGCTGCTCGCACCTCCTCCCCTGcggcctcttcctcctcctcctcctcttcgtcatCTTCATCATCCCCGGCTCCCCACTCTAAGAGCAGCCTGGCCCCGAGCCCCTCGGCACTGGGATCCACCCTCAGCACCTCTG GTCGTCTGTTTGGAGCAGCAGGAGAACAGCCTTTTATTGGCTCCACATTGTCAAGTGCCTTCCCTCTGGTCAACCACCCAGCCTTCGGAGCCATCTACACTACTGGAACAGGCAGGCCTGAGTTTGGAGGCCTGGGTTCTCTGGGCATGTCAGCTGCTCTGGCTGCCCACCCCCAGCTAGGAGCCCTCTCTG AGTGGTGGCGAGCTGCTGAAGCCCATGGACGGGGAGCTGCTGCCTTTCTACCCTCTTTTATCGGCTTCCCTCCGTTCTTCACCCCTCACATTCAGCCCAACCACAGCGCCAGTCCTGTTCAGATCAGGATGCCCGGCAAGAATAGCCATGCTCCACAGAAAG GCGTGAACGGGGCAGTGAATGGCAGCGGGGTTTGTCCTTCCACCACACAATCTGGCAGCTTTTCCACAAGTCCAGCTCCTGTTCAGGCATCAACCAAGCCAACCAAAAATTCAGACCCTTCTAACAGTCACCGTAGCAGCCCCCAGAACAATCCAGCAGAGTTGGTGGAGAAGCCGGTCCAGAAAACTAAAGAGAAGGTCAACACTGAG AAACCAAGAAAGAAGCCAGCAGACACTTTGGGGGGGAGCAACAGTGAATCAGGCACATCCTCAGACAGCACAAGTGACGGGTCTCTCAGCAGCGATCTTGAAGACCTGgcagaggatgatgatgatgatgacgacgatgacgatgatgatgaagatgaggacaAATCATCAGACTCCGAAAAGCGGACAAGGAAAAAACCTAAG GGGTTGATATCCAGCACTGGATCTGCAAAGATGGACAGGCTGCTCTCTGGGGAGCTCCAGGATAAGAAGGTCCCCTCAAATCCCCCTACCCTTGTGccctctgcctctcctcctgcctTGTCCCAAACCTCGCCACTGGCCCTTCACAGCTCCAGGACTCGGACAGATGCGCCACAGCATCACTTTAGCGTCATTCAGTCCACCGGCCTGGCTGCCAACTCAAAGCCCCTGGCGCTCCTCACTCAACCCCGCAGGGAGTCCTCGCCATCTTCCTCCCCCATAGCGCTCACTACATCCCCAAAGGGATCAAGCAACTCCTCTCCAAAACCTCCGAAActgctgccctcctcctccccccaggACCTGCCCCTCTCCCTGTGCTCCTCCCCTAAGCCTCTCTCCGTCCCCTCTCCACCCCGCTCAACTCTCCCGCCATCTAGCTCCCCAAAATCTTTTGGTTTGACCTCATCTGTGACCAGCTCCCGGAAGTCCTCGCTGAAGCAGTCTCAGCGTGCTGGTTCTGGATCTGCCAAATCCAACAAAAAGAAACTGCTGGAGGCTTCACTCGCACAGATCAGTGAGTTCAGGCTCAAACAG ACTCTCATGTCCCAAGGGCAGACGTTCCCAGCTGAGctaaagaagcagcagcaggggcCAAACAAGTCTCCTAAGAGGACATCACTGTCTTCATCACCATTGCATCCCACTCCTCCTCCCCAGAACAATCACTCCAACCTCTTCCTCTCGAGTGCCCTGCTGGGGCTCCCTGAACCCCATCACCCCAACGGAGTCATCCAAAGCACCACTCAGGACGCACCTCTCGCCCTCATCACCAAACCTCGCAAAGACTTGGCCTCTAAAGGCAAGTCCCCTCAGTGTGACTCCGATGCTGGGTCGATGCCTGTCAATCTGAGCACAGGGGCGAACAGGACCCAAACAGCCGCCCACACTGGGGCTCTGTCACAGCCCTCCACTACCTCACCCCATGCAACAGGCCATGGATCCAGAAAGAACAAGACCCCCAAGGTAAAGGGACAGACACCAGGGCTCGGACAGGGACTCGGACAAGCAGACCCTTTAGCCGCCTGGAAGGGCTTTTCTCAGAACCACCTGGTTCAGTCTCTTGTAGATTTGTTTCGCGGAGGAGAGTCCGGGATCGGGATCCCTGGAGTTAGTATCCCTGGTGTTGGAATTCCTGGCATGGGTATCCCCGGGACGTGTAACCCCACAGCTGGTCTCCCTGCTAATAAGGAATCTGATGACTCGGCAGACgacgatgaggatgaggatgatgaccttgaggaggaggaggaggaggatgaagaggactCAGATGATAGTCTTTCAG AGTCCGACAGCAACTCAGACAGTGACATCTCTGGAAAGAAAGTGAAGGAGTTAAAGCTGCTGCCATGTGGATCATCTAAGAAGGAGATGACTCCCCGCAGGCTAACCAAAGGCCATGAACTACTGAACACCTCAACCAATCACACCGCCACCAGCTGCTCCCCCCTCAACCTACAGGTCATCAAGTCTCCCACCATTGTCACCAGCTCCAGTGCCTTGGCCTATCACAGTTCTCCAGGCTCATCCTCCTACAGCCTAGCCTCTCCGTTAG GCttaggaaagaggaagagggtgaTGGATGAGAAGGAGCTGATGACACCTCTGGAGTTGGG GTGGCGGAGAGAAACAAGAATCAAATCAGTCGCGGGGCGACCACAAGGCGAGGTGGCCTACTACGCTCCCTGTGGCAAGAAACTAAGGCAATACCCAGATGTGATGAAG TATCTATCCAGAAATGGAATAAGTGGCATCACGCGTGATAATTTTAGCTTCAGTGCAAAGATAAGGGTTGGTGACTTCTATGAAGCCAGAGAAGGACCCCAG GGGTTACAGTGGAGCCTGTTGAAGGAAGAGGATGTTATTCCTCATATTTTGGCCATGGAAGGTCGAAGGGGTCGTCCCCCTAACTCCGATCGTCAGTCAGCAGGCGAGGGTGGCAAAGGTAACCGACGGAGGAAGGGACGGCCCCCTAATGTAGGCGATCCGCTGGTACCAGAGGGCCCCAGTCCCAGTGAGGTCAAACTTCTGCGCAAGCTAGAGGCTCAAG agATAGCCCGACAGGCCGCCCAGATGAAACTGATGAGAAAACTGGAAAAGCAGGCACTGGCGCGTGCAGCCAAAGAAGCACGGAAACAGCAAG CTATCATGGCagcagaggaaaggaggaaacagaaaGAGCATATCAAGATTCTCAAGCAGCAG gaaaagaTCAAGCGTATTCAGCAAATTCGGATGGAGAAAGAACTCAGGGCGCAGCAAATTTTGGAG GCCAAACGCAAAAAGAAGCAAGAAGCGGCCAATATCAAAATATTGGAGGCAGAAAAACGGATAAAG AAAGAGTTGAGGAGACAGCAGGCGGAGATTCTCAAACACCAG gagagggagaggaggagacaacatgTAATGCTGATGAAGGCTGTTGAGGCTCGCAAGAAGGCAGAG GAGCGTGAGCGCTTGAGGCAGGAGAAAAGGGATGAGAAGCGCCTGAACAAAGAGCGTAAACTGGAGCAACGGAGGCTGGAGCTGGAGATAGCGAGGGAGCTGAAGAAGCCAAATGAAGACATGTGTCTGTCTGATCATAAG cCTCTTCCAGAGTTCTCTCGGATTCCTGGTCTCATCCTCCCCGGCCGGGCCGTGTCAGACTGCCTGATGCTGATGCAGTTCATGCGAGGCTTTGGGAAGGTTTTGGGGCTCGATTTGAATGCAGATGTGCCCACTCTGGGCATGCTACAGGAGGGCTTGCTCAATGTGGGGGACAGTATGGGTCAGGTCCAAGACCTTCTGGTCAAACTGCTTTCTCTGGCAGTTTGTGATCCTGGTTTGCCTCCTGGACAAAAG acaaaaacaatgCTTGGGGACCACCTGACAAACGTTGGCATCAACAGGGATAACGTGTCTGAGGTGCTACAGATGTATATGGGAGCCCATTGTGCCAACACAGAGCTAGCCCCTCTAGCCCTCAGTCTGAAGACCAAGGCTTTCCAGGCCCATAAACCTTCCCAGAAGGCCTCCATCCTGGGTTTCCTAGCTAACGAGCTGGCCTGCAGCAGAACGGTCATCAG tGAGATCGACAAGAGCCTGGATCAGATGGCAAACATGAGGAAGGACAAGATCATCATGGAAGGAAAACTGAAGAA GCTGAGGACCATTCATGCTAAACGCACCGGGAGGAGGGAGGCCAGTATGGGTGTGGAAGAGAACCAGTCTGTTAGCACTCCATCCTCTGCCACCAAACGCAAGAGAAAAGCGGGCGGAGACAGTGACGATGATGAGGACGAAGACGACGACAGTGATGACCAggctgaggaagaggatgaggaggaggaggaagaaataaagaagGTCAAAAAAGTGGAGACATATGATGAG GATGAAGTTGACCAAGCCACTAGTCTCGAGGAGCTGGAGAAGCAGATTGAGAAGTTAGCCAAG CAACATCATCAGACCAGAAAAAAGCTGTTTGAGATTTCACATTCACTACGCTCCATGATGTATGGTCAAGACCGCTACCGCCGCCGGTACTGGGTGCTTCCCCACTGTGGAGGGGTCTTCATCGAAGCCATGGAGAGTGGAGAAG CTccagaggagctggaggaggagcgacacaggaggaggagagcagcagaggaggtcaAGGTCAAAGAGGAACCTCAGGAGATCGAGTTGCAGAAGGACAAATCCAGCAACCTAGATGGGCAGAGCACTCGAACACAAAGCTTGGAGCaacaggaggaagaaaaggaacaTGATGGGAAGAAAAACTCCCCGACTCTATTCTACCAGCAACCAGGCAGTGTTTCTAAACTGTGCACATTCCAGGATGCCAACAAAGACATTGGCAAAGAAACTGTGAAGGCAGAAGACAAGGAGAGTCCCCATGTGACACTTAACGGCAGCCCCGTGGGCACTCCTGttgccaccaccaccacaacacCATCCTCCCCCACTCACAATACCTCTCAGCCTGCAGTAGCAACAACCCCCTCCTTGGCAACCACTAATGACTCTACAAACGTCCCTCACCCGACCTCAACTTCACTATCAGTCCAATGCCTGTCAGCCCCTCCTGAAAGCCCAGGGAACACTCCTCCAACCTCGTCCCCTGCTCCATCTccacacatttcatttcaagcaAATGACCAGCTGCTACGAGTGCTGACTGAGAGGAGTGGTCACTGGTTCAGCCTGCTCCCTCGAAACCCCTGTGACCTCGCCTCCCTCAGCACGACTCCTCCAGGAGCAGCCCGTGTGTCTCCCCAAGCGTCCTCCACCCCAGCCAATCCCAAATCCCCACCTCCCTCCCCTGCTCTGCCCCTCACCCCATCTGCTGCCTCTGCCTCAGCCAGCCCGCACCACCCGGTTGGCCTTCTCAACTACCCTTTATCAGCCCTACAG GTGAAGTCAGGTGGCTCATTATTGGGAGTTTCTTTTGGTAGCTGGTCCAGTGGCATGTTAAGTCCTAGCTTGCCACTGTGCAGCAGCCCCATGCCAGGTCACTCTTTGGAGGGCAACACGGCAGCAAGTGGCTCCAGTAAAAGTGAATCACCTTTACCTCTTATTGACAAAACTCCATCTATGCCCTCTCCTGCCCTGGAGATGCCCAAATCCCTGGACCACCTAACACCTAGACCTGTTCCAGATG AGATGCTGACAGGGTGGTGGAGGGTTTCCGACGTTGGGGAGCTGAGGGCTTTAGTGATCGCTCTCCACAGCCGAGGCATCAGAGAGAAGGGCCTCCAGAGGCAGATTCAGAAATACATGGAGATCATTCCCCAGGTCTGCACCAAACACAGAGACG CGGCCATGATTGAGCTGTGTGAGCTGGAGGAGAGTCAGGTCAGTGTGGAGTCAGTTCGGGGATGGTGTGTTGAGGAGCAGGCGATGGAGATGGACATTGCTGTGCTGCAGCAGGTCGAGGAACTGGAGAGAAAAGTCACTGCAGCCAGCCTACAAGTCAAG CAGGGCTGGACATTTCCGGACCCTCAGTCCGAGCGGGAGGACCTGGTTTACTTCGAGCACAAGCCCCCCACCAAATCAACGCCGGCCTCAGCGAACACGGGGGACAAAGACTCCAAGGAGCATCCTGAGGAGCGGGGGGAGAAGGGCGGGGTGATGCGTCACCCGGACAACCCGTTGGACATAGCAGTGACACGTCTGACCGATTTGGAGCGCAACATCGAGAGAAGGTACCTGAGGAGTCCCTTAGGTACCACCATTCAGATCAGGCTGGATAATGTGGGTACGGTCACTGTCCCTGCCCCCGCCCCATCCACTAGTGCTGACAGGGAAGG TGGTGAGGAGGAGGTGGCCCATGGTATGAAGGTGTGGAGGAAGGCTCTGAGTGAAGTGCGCAGTGCTGCCCAGTTGGCCATGTGCATCCAGCAACTGCAGAAGTCAATCGCCTGGGAGAGGTCCATCATGAAAGTG tattgTCAGATGTGCAGGAAGGGGGATAACGAGgacctcctcctgctctgtgACGGCTGTGACAAAGGCTGCCACACTTACTGCCACAAACCCAAGATCACTTGTATCCCAGAGGGAGACTGGTACTGCCCGGCCTGTATATCCAAG GCAAGTGGTCCGtctcccaaaaacaaaaaacctcaaAGCAAACAAGTAGCAtccagtggaggaggagggggaggcggaggagggggaggaggtaAGAAAGGTGGAGAGGCAAAGAAGAATGGAAAGCAGGCAGGAAACGGGGAAGTGTCAGAGGACGACCCGGCCAGCGTCAGCAGCACGCCCAAGAAAGGAGCAAAAGACACcagcaggaagaggaaaacAGAGGAGAGCTCACCTGCTCAGCCACCAGCCAATCAGGAgagccctgtgtgtgtgaagcgAGCCAAGACAGCGAGAGACAACAACAGGGACCTGGGATTATGCAG gGTACTCCTTGCTGAGCTGGAGCGGCATCAAGATGCATGGCCTTTTCTCACACCCGTCAACCTGAAATCAGTCCCTGGGTACAAGAAGGTCATCAAGAAACCGATGGACTTCTCCACCATACGTGAGAAGCTTGTGAGCAGCCA GTATCAGAACTTGGAGACTTTCATCATTGATGTCAACCTGGTCTTTGATAACTGTGAAAAATTCAATGAAGACAATTCAGACATTGGTCGAGCTGGCCATAACATGAGGAAGTTCTTTGAGAAGCGCTGGACTGAgcttctgaaacaaacaaactaa